GGCCCTCGACTCGACCGTGTTTTGCGGCACCTGCTCCCACTGCCTCTCCGGTGCCGAAAACCTCTGCACGCACCGAGAGGTACTCGGCGTGTCGTGCGGCCCATACCGCCGGCATGGTTGCTTCGCCGAGTATGTCGTGGTGCCGAGGCGCGTGGTCTACGCGCTTCCCGACTCGATCGATTTCGTCGCCGCCGCCCTCCTCGAGCCGCTCACGATCGCCCTCCACGCCGTCCATCTCGCGCGGATCGGGCCGGCGACGCGCTCGGCCGTGGTCGTCGGCGCGGGGCCGATCGGCCTGGCGTGCGTCGCGTCGCTGCGTGCCTACGGCGTGCCGCGGATCCTCGCGATCGACCTCGAGGCCGACCGCCTCTCGCGGGCGCGCCAGCTCGGCGCGACCGACACGCTCCCCGCCGGCGACGGTGCCGGCGCGGCGGCGGCGCGGTGGGGTGCGGTGCCTCCCGACAGCGACGGCGCCGACGTCGTCTTCGAAGCGGTCGGCGCGACCGCTCCGGTGCGCACGGCGATCGAGGCGGCCACGCGCGGTGGCACGGTGGTCCTCGTCGGCAACGTCTCCCCGTCGATCGAGATGCCGCTGCAGCTGGTCGTCACGCGCCAACTGCGCCTCCAGGGCTCCT
This Planctomycetota bacterium DNA region includes the following protein-coding sequences:
- a CDS encoding galactitol-1-phosphate 5-dehydrogenase; its protein translation is MKALLLTAPSQLTFTDVDTPSPGPGEVLVRVAACGICGSDVHGFTGATGRRIPPLVMGHEAAGTVERVGPGVGDIAVGTRVALDSTVFCGTCSHCLSGAENLCTHREVLGVSCGPYRRHGCFAEYVVVPRRVVYALPDSIDFVAAALLEPLTIALHAVHLARIGPATRSAVVVGAGPIGLACVASLRAYGVPRILAIDLEADRLSRARQLGATDTLPAGDGAGAAAARWGAVPPDSDGADVVFEAVGATAPVRTAIEAATRGGTVVLVGNVSPSIEMPLQLVVTRQLRLQGSCSSAGSYPEAIRLVAEGKVDLSGFVSRVAPLAEGVAWFQRLHDREPGLVKVVLQP